A single window of Plasmodium reichenowi strain SY57 chromosome 14, whole genome shotgun sequence DNA harbors:
- a CDS encoding hypothetical protein (conserved Plasmodium protein, unknown function): KNLELLNRELKLNKISLGHQKNEYEEIKIKNEEILNKFENLKHSKYTYQIMLQRIKKEKKLLYFYLNSLERTVTSLKNNEKQLHNNIQKITSDNKNLKKSIEEKKMDIIKAKNKNEEILKYMNVNKEHSNILRIRREMINEYKTNKLNDSNVALMIEEKKKYKKLLIYYLLYNNYLKLSASNIFENASSIYATISKLREATGVTDIYDINQKFMDIENKKNLLQKEEELSQKRLEDAIQEYQALNNEILNTFSDDKNILKKKIQNEKEKISDDIYESYKLVFASERELEDINIKLDKIKKFLEKQNSYFHSINMEEKMEFHSNEDMLQYIKNLKGVVETLMKITQQNRENGNISRSYKSLEFLEIMNLYRNVDFHKNMCRVDDTQELENTIKMESKTLNKGKLP, from the exons AAAAATCTAGAATTATTGAACAGAGAATTAAAACTTAACAAGATATCATTGGGACATCAAAAGaat gaatatgaagaaataaaaataaaaaatgaagagaTATTAAATAAGTTTGAAAACCTTAAACattcaaaatatacatatcaAATAATGTTACAAAGGATTAAG AAGGAGAAGAAACttttatacttttatttaaaCTCGTTAGAGCGAACAGTGACAAGCttgaaaaataatgaaaaacaACTACATAACAATATACa GAAAATAACATcagataataaaaatttaaaaaaatccattgaagaaaaaaaaatg GACATTATAAAGGccaaaaataaaaatgaagaaatattaaaatatatgaatgtCAATAAGGAGCACAGCAACATACTCAGGATAAGAAG AGAAATGATTAATGAATATAAGACTAACAAATTAAACGACTCAAATGTTGCCCTAATGATAGAagagaagaaaaaatataagaaacTTCTTATATACTatctattatataataattatctCAAATTAAGTGcttcaaatatatttgaaaatgCCAGTAGTATATATGCTACAATATCAAAATTAAGAGAGGCAACa gGTGTAACggatatatatgatattaatCAGAAATTTATGGACattgaaaataaaaaaaatcttTTACAAAAGGAAGAGGAATTATCTCAAAAAAGACTCgaa GACGCTATTCAAGAGTATCAAGCTTTAAATAACGAAATTTTAAATACCTTCTCTGAcgataaaaatattctaaagaagaaaattcaaaat gaaaaagaaaaaatatcaGACGACATATACGAGTCATATAAACTTGTTTTTGCCAG TGAAAGAGAATTAGAAgatataaacataaaattagataagataaaaaaattcttagaaaaacaaaatagTTATTTCCATTCTATAAATATGGAG GAAAAAATGGAATTTCATTCTAATGAAGATATgttacaatatataaaaaatttaaaggGAGTCGTTGAAACATTGATGAAAATAACACAGCAAAAT AGGGAAAATGGAAACATCAGTAGATCTTATaag tCCTTGGAATTTCTTGAAATAATGAATTTATACAGGAACGTCgattttcataaaaatatgtgcAG AGTTGATGATACTCAAGAACTAGAGAATACCATAAAAATGG AATCAAAAACTCTGAATAAAGGCAAGTTGCCATAA
- a CDS encoding adaptor complexes medium subunit family, translated as MLDLFCIYSSNGKLLIEQCFNKKRYKRNIHNVIKRILYNNNNNNNNNNNNNNNNNNNNNNNNNNYNYYDYFNNNVDNNYYLVLNNTSYDYTNDKLHLLNGRSLDNKKFVYIIKSDDLYFVTLIEGENNPILIVEMMQEIIKIIKKYFDIDKLKENILIHNYTIINFLINEILVQNGKPSLFIHTILKELINNDNNNNNNYYYNFNYNTSNNFLNETLKIGPIPNNIYNMITQNKYININVGNSNTNMNNISNNNKNSNLLMLNINNEKNINYSYSNGSYLNGKHSIYNYWRSYNNSCTSSNEIYIDVEENVNCIVNKNSKIIHYYIQGNVYINSNINGSPYIKLYFNQLDVQKCNFHYTINTNKLFNKNKDEHTLNNKNVIIHFVPLHEKYCLLHYYDKILLHPGPSPLYNNNQYYNKNNIKSNTHFNDEQQMNNTLTNVLKLSSVEDTIKENENKNKNEQDIKNEHQNVMKRNHCNVLEKQNSSNSFQTLSRNISYQENMNIQNNICSSNNYLEYNNDFLFSNLLNLWNDGHMNMPQNYFDIPNDNCKNSYDNNLFSHPKYKLPIHIKGNIHFDSTENMYKIKLNVLLNNINTNKNNSNILLNRYENILIKIPIHHFIKSVNFHTSLGNINYNEKKKCIYWFINYVTDMNTQMYANISLYVPTHEQNDINQMKNTYQISPLNNFNLYPLFNFVAYASLKINGVSITDHKIEKIEVQNLKNMEIRKGCRYSTIYNNIEFRL; from the coding sequence ATGCTGgatttattttgtatttattcGTCTAATGGgaaattattaatagagcaatgttttaataaaaaaaggtataaaaggaatatacataatgttataaaaaggatactatataataataataataataataataataataataataataataataacaataataataacaataataataataataataattataattattatgattattttaataacaatgttgataataattactATTTAGTATTGAACAATACATCATATGATTATACGAATGATAAATTACATTTACTAAATGGAAGATCTTTGgataacaaaaaatttgtttatataataaagagtgatgatttatattttgtaacATTAATAGAAGGTGAAAATAATCCGATATTAATTGTAGAGATGATGCAAgagataataaaaattataaaaaaatattttgatatagataaattaaaggaaaatatattaatacataattatactataataaattttttgataaatgaaatattagTACAAAATGGAAAACcatctttatttattcatacaattttaaaagaattaattaataatgataataacaacaataataattattattataattttaattataacaCTAGTAATAATTTTCTGAATGAAACATTAAAAATAGGTCCTATACcaaacaatatatataatatgattacacaaaataagtatataaatataaatgttgGGAATAGTAATActaatatgaataatattagtaataataataagaatagTAATCTTCTTATGcttaatattaataatgagaagaatataaattatagTTATAGTAATGGTTCATATCTCAATGGAAAAcattctatatataattattggAGATCATATAATAACTCATGTACATCATcaaatgaaatatatatagatgttgaagaaaatgtaaattgtattgttaataaaaatagtaaaattatacattattatatacaaggtaatgtatatattaattcgAATATTAACGGTTCGccatatattaaattatattttaatcaGCTAGATGTTCAAAAATGTAATTTCCATTATACTATAAATActaataaattatttaataaaaacaaagaTGAACATACtctaaataataaaaatgtaataattcattttgtACCATTACATGAGAAATATTGTCTTCTGcattattatgataaaattCTGTTACATCCTGGACCTTCtcctttatataataacaatcaatactataataaaaataacataaaaagTAATACACATTTTAATGACGAACAACAAATGAACAACACATTAACGAACGTATTAAAATTAAGTAGTGTTGAAGATAccataaaagaaaatgaaaataaaaataaaaatgaacaggatataaaaaatgaacatCAAAATGTTATGAAAAGAAATCATTGCAATGTTTtagaaaaacaaaatagTAGTAACTCCTTTCAAACCTTAAGTAGAAATATATCCTATCAAGAAAACATGAacatacaaaataatatatgttcatCAAATAACTATcttgaatataataatgattttCTATTCAGTaatcttttaaatttatgGAATGATGGACATATGAATATGCcacaaaattattttgatatacCAAATGATAATTGTAAAAACAgttatgataataatttattctCACACCctaaatataaattacCAATCCATATTAAAGGTAATATACATTTTGATAGTACagaaaatatgtataaaataaaattaaatgtccttttaaataatataaatacaaataaaaacaatagtaatatattattaaacaGATATGAAAATATCTTAATTAAAATACCTATACACCATTTTATCAAATCAGTCAATTTCCATACATCCCTGGggaatataaattataatgaaaaaaagaaatgtatttattggtttataaattatgttACAGATATGAATACACAAATGTATGctaatatatctttatatgTTCCTACACatgaacaaaatgatattaatcaaatgaaaaatacATATCAGATATCCccattaaataattttaacTTATATCCTCTCTTTAATTTTGTAGCCTATGCTAgtttaaaaattaatggTGTATCCATCACTGATCATAAAATAGAGAAAATTGAAGTACaaaatttgaaaaatatggaaataCGTAAGGGATGTAGATATAGTACCATATACAATAACATCGAATTTAGgctataa
- a CDS encoding major facilitator superfamily, putative: protein MTMFKDDENNFNYNKEYEKVKKRTLFKILLSVFIKTLFESFLQPLLPFYILNYYDIEVKELGILLSFYSFSQCVMCLIIGLFSSINRKHLLVFLLMFNLVGIYLFYMKLNFTLLIINRIICGSSSVFIVVVNTIINDLVDNNVCIYYTYINIFNAIGIILGPLLSSFFLTIFNFQIILNFNTFGLLVSLCIVLTISSDLLVQNKIKNQPTESTLHSNLPQTNEEKKNITNNNNFNSNKKNINNSNNINNNNNNINNVDDIKHDEDSERNTKAFNEENKTEDNHSILQIKSTEHLRSNDFIISSYNEEEHNTNNYIVNKNEKNSSDGIFNNDKIFKYYSEEFSEISSYQQYLKTKDNYYISRFIYFLKQKLNLLIKAMFTYKFKCLLSICFFRFTSAFASNLMSNIFFVFYNDNVSSDNKQIQISIFVSLSGIIMIFYQYFSFSYIVNNFGYNGTAIIGLLIQSTGILLTYYTIKYYSLIFQYISICFIHSCSYAYIEPIIPTIISLFFDKKDQLFSQSFVSFFRYLSLTISPIVYSYYYIENQLYPFSISSSMSLLSIFFVIMSFKFHNKMKNSITN from the exons ATGACAATGTTTAAggatgatgaaaataattttaattataataaagaatatgaaaaagTTAAGAAAAGAACattattcaaaatattattgtctgtatttattaaaacGTTATTTGAATCATTTTTACAACCATTATTAccattttatatattaaattattatgatatagAAGTAAAAGAATTAGGCATTTTATTGAgtttttattcattttcaCAATGTGTGATGTGTTTAATAATTGgattattttcttcaatTAATAGAAAGCATTTGTtagtatttttattaatgttTAATTTGGTtggtatatatttattttacatgaaattaaattttaCATTACTTATAATTAATCGTATTATATGTGGAAGTAGTTCTGTATTTATAGTTGTTGTTAatacaataataaatgatttagttgataataatgtatgtatatattatacatatattaatatatttaatgcTATAGGAATTATATTAGGCCCATTATTatcttccttttttttaacaataTTTAACTTTCAAATTATACTAAATTTTAATACCTTTGGATTATTAGTCTCTTTATGTATAGTTTTAACCATATCTAGCGATTTACTAGTAcagaacaaaataaaaaatcaaCCAACAGAATCAACTTTACATTCGAACTTACCACAAACtaatgaagaaaagaaaaacatcactaacaacaataattttaatagtaataagaagaatataaataatagtaataatataaataacaataataataatattaacaatGTTGATGATATAAAACATGATGAAGATAGCGAACGAAATACAAAAGCAtttaatgaagaaaataaaaccGAAGATAACCATTCCattttacaaataaaaagtaCAGAACATTTAAGAAGCAatgattttattatatcaagTTATAATGAGGAAGAAcataatacaaataattatattgttaataaaaatgaaaaaaattcgTCTGATggtatttttaataatgataaaatatttaaatattatagtGAAGAATTTTCTGAAATATCATCATATCAACAATATTTAAAAACTAAAGATAACTATTATATTTCAAggtttatttattttttaaaacaaaaattgaacttattaataaaagctatgtttacatataaatttaaatgtCTCTTATCTATATGCTTCTTTAGATTCACTTCAGCATTTGCTTCTAATTTGATGAGTAACATTTTTTTCGTCTTTTACAATGACAATGTTTCATCAG aTAATAAGCAAATTCAGATAAGCATTTTTGTATCACTTAGTGgaataattatgatattcTATCAGtacttttctttttcatatattgTTAATAACTTTGGATATAATG GAACAGCCATTATTGGATTACTTATACAGAGCACAGGAATATTACTAACATACTACAccataaaatattattccttaatttttcaatatattaGTATTTGCTTCATACATTCTTGTTCTTATGCCTATATAGAACCAATAATTCCTACCATCATATCCTTATTCTTTGATAAAAAAGACCAATTATTTTCTCAAAGTTTTGTATCCTTTTTCAGATATTTATCTTTAACTATATCGCCTATTGTCTACAGTTATTACTATATAGAAAATCAGCTGTATCCTTTCTCCATATCTTCAAGTATGTCTCTtttatctattttttttgttattatgtCTTTTAAATTTCATAACAAGATGAAAAATTCTATTActaattaa